A stretch of the Lolium perenne isolate Kyuss_39 chromosome 3, Kyuss_2.0, whole genome shotgun sequence genome encodes the following:
- the LOC127339952 gene encoding uncharacterized protein, which yields MFKAFDAESETFNLQKDQPSITIKGVDVEEIFGLKDKAADGLDIDTILYEDGEYAENDIPSHFLNKSTGSLSIDGLISDAIKSGLADDDFLRRAVLVALGTVLAPQSSSTVPFEYWTIVKYVSRLKKMNFNGFTRSYLINNIKKLRSEHEMVQWPRGNLALLQYIYYEKVHPTGSQLTSSKPLMRNWTEEEASKRDNIEYQHGRGTGLIDDDISANHRREDDSRMEVMVEQILIKLTNHIDTSISKHMDKFADVSAQKVLKMLNAKGVAYRAGKADMSDDEDQEVEDKKEGAASTPSHGGLPPKDFMDNDDIKSDGTASFLNSVKDQHDDELEDASKKSEPMDDSNFVTPTDKKKTANAGYTTPAPKHGDTPEVPIIIDDKATPESSCSATIDLTLPDALEEFDSLNTICRKAIESGKKEEKKDDVCGKKEEKKEDVSGKRKRKAPRKLSSPSIVMTENCPKRFPRAVRKGPDALFNNEYATDGSNPLTPEIIDAAAESKTVYENADGAVARAEFLKPILDRGWLCGTVIECYLAELRLKLKDRTICPAWRANSIVENRPRRQRWKKKNLDTTDIAEMSSCYERCELEYFGTNKAYFSVNISKCHWVTVVMHSDKKEFQVLDSLWRLEQSKDFVEKLREEILKDVEFANNEISTKKYPDVSKWEIKRYPIPMQSDTNSCGLFLLACMEHWDGDELTAEFSQETINKNRNMTAAKIIMAESNMHEKAKKDVLDIAAKARA from the exons ATGTTTAAGGCATTTGACGCAGAGTCAGAAACATTCAACTTGCAAAAAGATCAACCCTCGATTACTATAAAAGGAGTCGATGTGGAGGAAATTTTTGGTCTGAAGGACAAAGCAGCAGATGGGCTGGATATTGACACCATCCTTTATGAGGATGGGGAATATGCAGAAAATGATATACCATCTCATTTTCTGAACAAGTCCACCGGCAGTCTGAGTATTGATGGATTGATCTCGGACGCAATCAAGAGCGGATTAGCCGACGATGACTTCCTTCGAAGAGCTGTTCTTGTGGCCCTTGGTACAGTTCTTGCACCACAGTCCAGCTCAACAGTTCCGTTCGAGTATTGGACAATTGTTAAGTACGTGTCACGTTTGAAGAAAATGAACTTCAATGGTTTCACACGTTCTTATTTAATTAACAATATAAAGAAACTGCGAAGTGAACATGAGATGGTGCAATGGCCCCGCGGCAACCTAGccctgcttcag TATATTTACTATGAAAAAGTGCACCCAACTGGTTCACAATTGACGTCATCAAAGCCGTTGATGAGGAACTGGACAGAAGAAGAGGCGAGTAAGAGAGACAACATTGAATACCAACATGGACGAGGAACAGGCTTG ATTGACGACGACATATCTGCTAACCACAGAAGGGAG GATGATTCAAGAATGGAGGTCATGGTTGAGCAGATTCTGATTAAACTGACCAATCACATAGACACATCAATAAGCAAACATATGGACAAATTTGCAGACGTATCTGCTCAG AAAGTCCTAAAAATGCTTAACGCGAAAGGAGTTGCGTACAGGGCAGGCAAGGCTGATATGTCTGATGACGAAGATCAGGAGGTGGAAGACAAAAAAGAAGGAGCGGCCTCCACACCTAGCCATGGCGGCCTTCCGCCTAAAGATTTCATGGACAATGACGACATCAAGTCAGACGGCACTGCATCATTTTTGAATTCAGTTAAGGATCAACATGACGATGAATTGGAAGATGCAAGTAAGAAGAGTGAGCCGATGGATGATTCGAACTTCGTGACACCCACCGACAAGAAGAAGACTGCTAATGCTGGGTACACGACACCAGCGCCTAAGCACGGAGACACCCCTGAAGTACCCATAATCATCGACGACAAGGCTACACCTGAATCGTCCTGCTCGGCAACTATTGATTTAACTCTTCCAGATGCATTAGAAGAATTTGATAGCTTGAACACGATCTGCCGGAAAGCGATAGAAAgtgggaagaaggaggagaaaaaaGATGATGTATGTGGCAAAAAGGAGGAGAAAAAGGAAGATGTCTCTGGGAAGCGCAAACGCAAAGCTCCTCGCAAATTAAGTTCCCCAAGCATTGTGATGACCGAGAACTGTCCTAAACGGTTTCCACGCGCAGTCAGAAAAG GTCCTGATGCTTTGTTCAACAACGAATATGCCACGGACGGATCAAATCCGCTGACACCGGAGATAATTGACGCGGCTGCCGA AAGTAAGACTGTGTACGAGAATGCAGACGGGGCTGTGGCGAGGGCTGAATTTCTTAAACCTATCCTTGACCGTGGATGGCTGTGCGGCACT GTCATTGAGTGTTACTTGGCTGAGCTGAGATTAAAATTGAAGGATAGGACAATATGCCCTGCATGGAGGGCAAATTCTATAGTCGAAAATCGACCGAGAAGGCAGCgatggaaaaagaaaaaccttgaCACGACGGATATTGCAGAAATGTCAAGTTGCTACGAAAGATGCGAGCTGGAATATTTTGGCACTAACAAG GCTTATTTCTCGGTTAACATTTCCAAATGCCACTGGGTCACCGTCGTCATGCACAGTGACAAGAAGGAATTTCAGGTGCTAGACTCGTTATGGCGCCTTGAGCAGAGCAAGGATTTTGTGGAAAAGCTG AGAGAAGAAATCTTGAAGGACGTCGAGTTTGCGAACAATGAGATATCAACAAAGAAGTATCCAGACGTTTCGAAATGGGAAATTAAAAGATACCCAATACCTATGCAAAGTGATAC GAACTCATGTGGACTGTTCCTGTTAGCATGTATGGAGCACTGGGATGGAGATGAACTAACGGCCGAATTTTCGCAG GAAACGATAAACAAGAACAGGAATATGACTGCCGCCAAAATTATAATGGCAGAATCAAACATGCACGAGAAGGCGAAGAAGGATGTCCTTGACATCGCGGCGAAAGCACGTGCGTAA